The genomic DNA AGCTAAGGGTTTTGAGAAGGAGCATGTGTGTTGGAGTATCCAGGGGGCCCCCATGGAAACATGACGGTCCTTTCAAGGTGGCAGCAAAGGGGTATTTGGATGCAGAAGAGCAGGAGAGGTGACCTTGGAGGCAGAGTTGTGGAGTGAGGCAGCCTCAAGCCAGGGAGTGCTGGCCACTGGACACAGCAAAGAACAAACTCTCCCCCGGACCCTCCGGAAGGAACTATCTGTTATTTTAGCCCATAAGACTTagtttggacttctggcctttagagctggaagagaataaatgtctgctgttttaAGCCTTCACGTTTCTGGTAACGTGTTTGAACTCTTAGGTAACTTCTCACTGAGACCTCCACTGTCCTCCTCGACTCCACGCTTGGCGTCTAGGAGAGTCAGCCTGCTCCGCCGTCCTGTGGAGCTGCTAGTCCTTCTGCCTGGCCTCTCACCCTGTTGGGGTCTGACCCATGGGTGGGTGTTGAGGGGGAGGCCTTGTCTTCTCATCTTTCCTAGGTTCCTCTGCACTACTGGCTAACAAGTGGAAACTGCAGTGAGCAGGCCCGCAAAATGCAAAAAACGACAtgaaataaatcataatggaagaaATGACTCAAAATAATGGCAACTACACAGAACCATCCCACTAGAAAACacatggggagaaggaaggaaggcctTCATATGTTCTCAAGTACAAACCCAGTTGTTGCCTTTGAGGGGGCTCCCCTGCcctcaggaactgctgtccttgtcTGCTGGGGCCTCCCTGCTGCCTGCCCCACCCTGTTCCCTGAGGTTGTGGCCCTGAACGTGGTGCCTCATCTGGGGTGCCTGTCCTTCATGGGACAATGACTCTCCCTGCCATCCGCACGGGAGGACCTCCTGCGCTTACCCTAAGGTGCTTGCGAGCTTACCCCGCGCCCCCAAGCTCTGACCCCCCAGAGTCTCTGAGGCCAGtccagctcctgctgctgctgggccaGACACACCCCCTCCCTCAGGGCAGCTCAAACGTCCACCCACCTGCCCCCTTCAGATGATATGCTGGCCACCACCACCTCTGGGACTGTGCCCAGAGACCCAGCCCCACAACCTGGCATGAGCAGCGGGTGgccagtggggaggagggacgCCTGAATCATTCAGCTCCTTTCCTGCAACACCACCATGATAGGCTGGGACCCAGAACCTTCTGTCCACCAGGAGGGGCTTCCGGGAGGGACTCCCAAGTCTGGGGCAGATCTGGGCTCCTCTACTCATGAGCCAGAGGCCAGAGATCGGGAGGTGCCCCGCTCAGGGTGCTCGGAACTGCTGGGTGCTGGCTCTGAAGCCCCGGAATGTGGCTGCGGTGGGGGGTAGGGAGCCGCTGACCTCACAATGGCAGGGTCCGCTGCCCCCTGGCCAGCCTGCCTGCCGCCAGCAGCTGCTGCCCACCGCTGCCGGGCATGTCCCTCCTCAGCAGCTACGAGGGCCTGCGGCAGGAGATCCAGCGGCTGGCACAGGAAAACGAGGAGCTGCGGCGGCTGGTGCAGCTCATCCAGGAGAACCAGGAGCTGAAGCTGGTGCTCAGGAACCGGGGCAGCAGCCTGAGCTTCTGTGGCCCCGGGCTCCTGGCTGAGGTGGCTGCCAGTCCCCGGCTCCCCCGGCGCAGAACCATCAAGTTCAAGGATGTGGAGAGAGGTGCACGCCGGGCCGGGGACTCTGCGGGGGCCACAGGCTCCACCAGTTCAGCCGTGTAGCAAAGTGGGGGCCCTTTGTGTCCCTGGGCCGTGTCCTGTCAGGTGCTGACAGGGGCTGTGGAGGAAGGGGGGTCTGGAACGGGGGCTCTTTCAGGGGTGCAGCAGAGGTGGACCAAAGGGAGGGAGCCATGTGACTGCCCTTCAACCCCCCAACATATGGGGGACACTGAGGTGGCTAGAGGCCGGTCAGTGGGGAGCCCTGCCACAGCCAGCGTGCAGCCCGGAGCCTGCGCCCTTAAAGCAGCCCacttccccctctcctcctgggaCCAGCTTCAAAGGCCAGCAAGGGAGTGCAAAGCTGGGGGTGGGCCAGGGGCCAGGGTGTGGATGATGTCCCTAGCCGTCTGGCCCCCTGTCTGCCTGATCTCTGAGGTAAGGGGGCCCCCTTCACCTGCTGCTGCTCTTGGGAAACCGCCTATCCCCCACCGTTCCTTTTCTAGAGCCCTTCACAGCTTGAGCCCACCTCAGAGCTGGGCAGGCAGCCAGGCAGCTTTCAGTCCACAGAGGAGCACGCCAGGGAGGGGCAGCCGTCCCCCTGGTGGTCACGGGACTGACCTGCTGTCTGGCTACATCAGCAGGAGTGCCGCAGGGTCGGCCAGGGAGGGTGGTGTGGAGGGCCCCCTGCCCACAGCGCCTGTGGAGAGCGAAGGCTTTCTCCAGGATTCGAACTCCTGGCTGCCAGGACCGTCAATTCCAGCCTCCCGCGTCGCTCCccgactcccccgtccctgcaaCCGCGGCGCGCTGGGGCGCACTCCGAGGTCGTCTGGGCAGCTTGCTCCCCTCTCCCGGGGCGCCTGGAAGAGGCTTCCCGGGGCGTCCACACCCAGCGAGCTCCGAGCCGGCGGAGGGCCGGGCGGTCGCCGAGCCCAGGTGCCCGCGGGCCGGGCCGCGGGGTGGGGCCGCGCCGGCACAGGGCTGCCTCCGCGGGGATCGGCAAGGAGACGCCCACCGCCCTCCGGCCCAgctcggccccgccccgccgTACTCGGGATGGCTCGCGGCCGAGGGAGGGGACGGCTCCGGGCCGCCCGATCCTGACGCAACCGGAGAGCCCGGAGCGCCGGGACCGGTCGTGCGGGGGGCGGGTCCCGCTTCCGGGCTGGGGGCGGGCGCGGGCAGGCTGCCGAACTGACGGCGAGCGACCCGGAGCCGACAGGCCAGGTGGGGACCCTCCCCGCTCTTCTCCTCACCCCTTGCCCCCGATCGCCCCCGCCGCGCGCTCCTCCTCGCctcccggccccggccccggccggCCGTCTGCGCAGGCTCCGCCCGGTCCCCGTCCCCTCTTGCTCCAAGGTCGAGCCTTCGGGCAGTGAGCCTTCTCTCACCTGCCCCCAACGCAAGTGCCTCTTCCTGCTTAAAGGGTCCAGAAACCCCAGCCCCAGGGCTCCTGCTGCACCTCCTCCTCGGAAAGTCCTGCTCCAGGAGGCCCTGGGTTTCCGCCGCAGCCCTGGGCACTGGAACTGGGGAGTAGGCACAGGGGGCATTAGGCCCAGACCGGACTTGCCCAGCTCTGACTCCACCCAGGGCCCCTTCTGGGCCCGGAATCCCGTCCTCTCCCCATCCCAGCTCTGCTCAGGGCTGCCCGCCTATGGATGACCCACTGCTTCTGGCCAGTTCTCCCAGGACTGCCGGCTGAGGAGTCGCTGCTGGACTCCAGCCCCATCACTATGGGTGGCCCGGAGGGGCGCTTCCATTTTGCCATCGACCGTGGAGGCACCTTCACAGATGTCTTTGCCCAGTGCCCAGGGGGGCACGTGAGGGTCCTAAAGCTGCTTTCAGAAGACCCTGCCAACTATGCAGACGCCCCCACTGAAGGCATCCGCCGCGTCCTGGagcaggtgggcagggcagggtggcGGGTGGAGGGGTCTCTGGGCCAGAGGCCTGAAGTCTGACCACGTGGTTCCAGGAGGGGGGCGTGCTGCTGCCGCGGGACCGGCCCCTGGACACCAGTCGCATCGCCAGCATCCGCATGGGCACCACGGTAGCGACCAATGCGCTGTTGGAACGGCGGGGAGAGCGGGTGGCACTGCTGGTGACGCGCGGGTTCCGAGACCTGCTGCACGTGGGCACCCAGGCCCGCGCGGACCTCTTTGACCTGGTGAGCTCATCCACCTCAGCGGTGGCTGACTCCGCAGAGCACATTTTCCCTGGGGTGCCTAGGCCTCTCAGGGAGGGCAGTCCTTGGAAGGGTCAGTGCTAGCCCAAGGCCACAGCTGATAACAGGTTCTGGACACTCATGGTGGGACACTGAGTCCCCCCCAGCCCTGAGTGGCCACGTGTTGTCCTGGGCCTGTCCTCCACTCTGCCCTGTCCTGGACGCTGACCCTCGCCCCTCTGGGGGGTTCTGGGATGGAGCAGCTCTGTGAGGGCAGACAGCTGACGGCACTCAGATGCCTGGGGGCAGAAAGCCACACCGGGTGGGCCTTCCTGGGGCCACCCAGTCTGACTGTCTCCTGGGACCATCCCGTCTGACTGTGTCTCCTGGGGCTGCCCACTGGGACACATCCCCTTTGCCTGCATCGCCCCATCCACGCAGGACCCCAGCAAGGACCCTCAGGCCTGGGCCCCCTCTGAGCCTCTGCCCGCCCTCAGGCCGTGCCCATGCCCGAGACGCTGTACGAGGAGGTGCTGGAAGTGGACGAACGGGTGGTGCTCTATCGAGGGGAGCCGGGTGCTGGGACACCCGTGAAAGGTACGGCGCCGCCAAGTGCTGGGGGCGGGGCAGCAGGCACTGACAGCCTTTGACCCCGACCCCGCGGCTTCCCCGCAGGCTGCACAGGGGACCTACTGGAAGTGCAGCAGCCTGTGGACCTGGGGGGCCTGCGAGGGAAGCTGGAAGGTCTCCTGTCCCGGGGCATCCGCAGCTTGGCCGTGGTGCTCATGCACTCGTACACGTGAGTGGGCTGTGGTGGGGCGGGGAcgcggggcgggggccggggtcTGGGCCGgcatgctgggggtggggggcgggacgGCGtgcggggcgcggggcgcgggtGGAGCAGGGGCGGGCATGCGGCGTGCGGGCCGGCGGGTGGGGTTGGGTCTCAGTGGCGCTCGGTCCTCCTAGGTGGGCCCAGCACGAGCAGCAGGTGGGCGCCCTGGCCCGGGAACTGGGCTTCACGCATGTGTCGCTGTCCTCGGAGGCCATGCCCATGGTGCGCATTGTGCCCCGGGGGCACACGGCCTGTGCTGACGCCTATCTCACGCCCACCATCCAGCGCTACGTGCAGGGCTTCCGCCGTGGCTTCCAGGGTCAGCTCAAGGTGAGACCCCCTCCCTGCCCGCCCCTGGCCCGCCCCAACCCGCCCCTCACCGCCCGCCTGCCCACAGGACGTGCAGGTGCTGTTCATGCGCTCCGACGGTGGGCTGGCGCCCATGGACTCCTTCAGCGGCTCCCGCGCTGTGCTCTCCGGCCCTGCGGGGGGCGTGGTTGGTTACTCAGCCACCACCTACCGGGTGGAGGGCGGCCAGCCAGTCATCGGCTTTGACATGGGAGGTATGAGGGCCAGAGGGTGGGGTCCGGGGGCCTCAGTTGCTGGGCTGGGCAGCATCTGGGTGTccttgctccccacccccaccaggcacGTCTACCGACGTGAGCCGCTATGCTGGCGAGTTTGAGCATGTTTTCGAGGCCAGCACGGCTGGTGTCACCCTCCAGGCCCCCCAGCTGGATATCAACACTGTGGCAGCCGGTGGGGGCTCCCGCCTCTTCTTCAGGTCAGTACCATCCTGCACCTGTGCGGGGaccccccagccccgcctcctAACCCGCCTCCCAACCCGCCTCCAACGCCAGTCCCCTCTCCAAAGGTCGGGCCTCTTCGTGGTGGGGCCAGAGTCTGCGGGAGCCCACCCTGGCCCCGCCTGCTACCGAAAAGGTAAGCGCCGGCATACTCTCCCTGAGACCCTTCCGGCacagcccagcccctcccccagccccacccccactggcCACACCTGGCACCCACctacagcccccagcccccacactGTCCACACCTCCCAGGGGGCCCTGTGACAGTGACGGATGCTAATCTGGTCCTGGGTCGCCTGctgcctgcctccttcccctgcATTTTTGGGCCGGGAGAGGACCAGCCACTGTCCCCGGAGGCGTCCCAAAAGGCCCTGGAGGCTGTGGCCACGGAGGTCAACAGCTTCCTGACCAATGGGCCTTGCCCGGCCTCCCCGCtgagcctggaggaggtggccatgGGGTTTGTGCGTGTGGCCAACGAGGCCATGTGTCGGCCCATCCGTGCACTCACGCAGGTACGCCCACCTCTGCCCTTGCCTGTAGGGGGAGTTGGGGGGGCCAGGTGGATGTAGGGGCCACTGATCCCCTTCTGGTTCCCCAGGCACGAGGTCATGACCCCTCGGCCCACGTGCTGGCCTGCTTtgggggagctggtgggcagCATGCTTGTGCCATTGCCCGGGCCCTGGGCATGGACACTGTGCACATTCACAGGTGTGTCTGGGTGCAGTGCATGGGTCCGGGGAGGGGTCCCACTTTGGGAGACACTGTACCCACCGCTCTGCCGTCCTTGTCCTGTAGGCACAGTGGGCTGCTGTCGGCGCTGGGGCTGGCCCTGGCTGATGTGGTGCATGAGGCGCAGGAGCCCTGCTCCCTGCCATATGCTCCCGAGACCTTTGCGCAGCTGGACCAGAGGCTGGGCCGCCTGGAGGAGCAGTGTGTGGAGGCCCTGCGGGcccagggcttccccaggtggGGCTCTGGGGGCTACCAGGCCACCTCACTTGGGGTCCCGTCAGTGGCAGTCGGGGAGGGCCAGGCTCTGAGAGCTGCAGGAGGCGCCCCCACCTGGCCCCCTGTGCTAGCACCCCCACCTGCCACCATTGCAGGTCCCAGATCAGCACCGAGAGCTTCCTGCACCTGCGCTACCAGGGCACGGACTGCGCCCTGATGGTGTCTGCCCACCAGCACCCGGCCAGTGCCCGCTCACCCCGAGCTGGTGACTTTGGGGCAGCCTTTGTGGAGAGGTATGTGACCTCCACCTCCCAGGAGCCCGGGCGCATGGGTTGgcctggctgccgcccctgacagTCCCCTCGGGACGCAGGTACATGAGGGAGTTCGGCTTCATTATTCCCGAGCGGCCGGTGGTGGTGGATGACGTGCGGGTCAGGGGCACCGGCAGCAGCAGCCTTCGCCTCGAGGACGTCCCAAAAGCCCATAGTGGGCCTCCCCGGGTAGATAAGGTTAGTGATCCCACGTGTGCCCACCCACccgcccacccacccacccacagccACTGGGACGTGAGGACAGGAGTGGAGGGGGAGTCAGGGAGAGCTCTGGGCCTGGAACCCTGCTCACCCCACACCCTCCTCAGATGACCCAGTGCTACTTTGAGGGGGGCTACCAGGAGACCCCTGTGTACCTGTTGGGAGAGCTGGGCTGTGGGCACAAGCTTCAGGGGCCCTGCCTCATCATTGACAGCAACAGGTGGGCTGAggcctggctggggtgggggtgtgtggggtGAGGCCCAGGGTGAACTGTGGGGCCCtggtgggcgggggtggggggggtgggtcgGTCCTCTGGCCCCAGCTGCAGGAGTCTGGAGGACTCTGGGGTCCCTTCACGGTTGGGATGTTCCTTGGCCTGGGTATGTGGGGACCCTGGTTGGGTGGGGGTCTGGCCTGGCTTCTCCAGCCCCTCTGCTCCCCTGCCCCCAGTACCATCCTGGTGGAGCCAGGCTGCCAGGCAGATGTGACTGAGACTGGGGACATCCGCATCTCTGTGGGGGCTGAGACAGCCAGCGTGGTGGGCACGCAGCTTGACCCCATCCACCTTTCCATCTTCTCCCACCGCTTCATGAGCATTGCTGGTGAGTGGCTGCACAGTCCTGCTCCCTCACCTGCTCCCTGCGGTGCAGGGTGGGGGTCTGCACGCTGGGCAGTGTGTGCTGGGGTGCCTGGCAGGGGTATGCAGGGAGAAAGTGCGATCGGGGGAAGGGCAGAAGCAGAGCCTCTGAGCAGTGGGGCAGGCAGTGTGGCCCCAGCCCTGGGATGGACCTGCTGCACCTGCAGGTCTGGGGCAGGGGGGTGCTTTTGCCCTCCCAGCACCGTGTGATCTGGGCTCTGCACAGGGAACCCAGGCTCAGGGTCAGGCTAGGTGCTTGCTGGGGCCACTAACATTGGGTTCTTACTGCAGGAGGCAGGGCGTGGGGTTGATGGGGGCACCGGGCAGGGCTgagaagggaagggctgcccTTGGCACGAGCAAGACGTCTGGCCACGTCCTCACGTGTCTAGGTACACCGTCACCATCACCCGCTTCGGGTCCTGGGTCTGGGACTCAGAGGCCTTGAAGGCGGTGGGCCCCGCCCCTCTGTACCCAGGCCGGGCTGTGGGCAACATGGGGCCAGCGGGCATCTGGTCACTATGTGCCCCCAGAGCAGATGGGCCGCATCCTGCAGCGCACGGCCATCTCCACCAACATCAAGGAGCGTCTGGACTTCTCCTGCGCCCTCTTTGGGCCCGACGGGGGGCTGGTCTCCAACGCCCCTCACATCCCTGTGCACCTGGGTGCCATGCAGGAGACGGTGCAGTTCCAGGTTCGGGAGGCCCCTTCCCCTGACGCCCCTACCCCTcagcccttccccctccccactctgcaCCTGTCTCTTGGCTTCAGATTCAGCAGTTGGGGGCTGATCTCCACCCCGGCGATGTGCTGCTGAGCAACCACCCCAGCGCGGGGGGCAGCCACTTGCCAGACCTGACTGTCATCACACCGGTGAGGGGCACTG from Bos indicus x Bos taurus breed Angus x Brahman F1 hybrid chromosome 14, Bos_hybrid_MaternalHap_v2.0, whole genome shotgun sequence includes the following:
- the OPLAH gene encoding 5-oxoprolinase isoform X2, whose product is MGGPEGRFHFAIDRGGTFTDVFAQCPGGHVRVLKLLSEDPANYADAPTEGIRRVLEQEGGVLLPRDRPLDTSRIASIRMGTTVATNALLERRGERVALLVTRGFRDLLHVGTQARADLFDLAVPMPETLYEEVLEVDERVVLYRGEPGAGTPVKGCTGDLLEVQQPVDLGGLRGKLEGLLSRGIRSLAVVLMHSYTWAQHEQQVGALARELGFTHVSLSSEAMPMVRIVPRGHTACADAYLTPTIQRYVQGFRRGFQGQLKDVQVLFMRSDGGLAPMDSFSGSRAVLSGPAGGVVGYSATTYRVEGGQPVIGFDMGGTSTDVSRYAGEFEHVFEASTAGVTLQAPQLDINTVAAGGGSRLFFRSGLFVVGPESAGAHPGPACYRKGGPVTVTDANLVLGRLLPASFPCIFGPGEDQPLSPEASQKALEAVATEVNSFLTNGPCPASPLSLEEVAMGFVRVANEAMCRPIRALTQARGHDPSAHVLACFGGAGGQHACAIARALGMDTVHIHRHSGLLSALGLALADVVHEAQEPCSLPYAPETFAQLDQRLGRLEEQCVEALRAQGFPRSQISTESFLHLRYQGTDCALMVSAHQHPASARSPRAGDFGAAFVERYMREFGFIIPERPVVVDDVRVRGTGSSSLRLEDVPKAHSGPPRVDKMTQCYFEGGYQETPVYLLGELGCGHKLQGPCLIIDSNSTILVEPGCQADVTETGDIRISVGAETASVVGTQLDPIHLSIFSHRFMSIAEQMGRILQRTAISTNIKERLDFSCALFGPDGGLVSNAPHIPVHLGAMQETVQFQIQQLGADLHPGDVLLSNHPSAGGSHLPDLTVITPVFWPGQTRPVFYVASRGHHADIGGITPGSMPPHSTSLQQEGAVFLSFKLVHGGVFQEEAVTEALRAPGKIPGCSGTRNLHDNLSDLRAQVAANQKGIQLVGELIGQYGLDVVQAYMGHIQANAELAVRDMLRAFGTARQARGLPLEVSAEDHMDDGSPIRLRVQINMSQGSAVFDFSGSGPEVFGNLNAPRAITLSALIYCLRCLVGRDIPLNQGCLAPVRVVIPKGSILDPSPDAAVVGGNVLTSQRVVDVILGAFGACAASQGCMNNVTLGNAHMGYYETVAGGAGAGPGWHGRSGVHSHMTNTRITDPEILESRYPVILRRFELRLGSGGRGRFRGGDGIIRELLFREEALLSVLTERRAFQPYGLMGGEPGARGLNLLIRKDGRTVNLGGKTSVPVYPGDVFCLHTPGGGGYGDPEDPAPLPGSPLQPLAFPERGSVYEYRRAQEAV
- the OPLAH gene encoding 5-oxoprolinase isoform X3, with the translated sequence MTHCFWPVLPGLPAEESLLDSSPITMGGPEGRFHFAIDRGGTFTDVFAQCPGGHVRVLKLLSEDPANYADAPTEGIRRVLEQEGGVLLPRDRPLDTSRIASIRMGTTVATNALLERRGERVALLVTRGFRDLLHVGTQARADLFDLAVPMPETLYEEVLEVDERVVLYRGEPGAGTPVKGCTGDLLEVQQPVDLGGLRGKLEGLLSRGIRSLAVVLMHSYTWAQHEQQRYVQGFRRGFQGQLKDVQVLFMRSDGGLAPMDSFSGSRAVLSGPAGGVVGYSATTYRVEGGQPVIGFDMGGTSTDVSRYAGEFEHVFEASTAGVTLQAPQLDINTVAAGGGSRLFFRSGLFVVGPESAGAHPGPACYRKGGPVTVTDANLVLGRLLPASFPCIFGPGEDQPLSPEASQKALEAVATEVNSFLTNGPCPASPLSLEEVAMGFVRVANEAMCRPIRALTQARGHDPSAHVLACFGGAGGQHACAIARALGMDTVHIHRHSGLLSALGLALADVVHEAQEPCSLPYAPETFAQLDQRLGRLEEQCVEALRAQGFPRSQISTESFLHLRYQGTDCALMVSAHQHPASARSPRAGDFGAAFVERYMREFGFIIPERPVVVDDVRVRGTGSSSLRLEDVPKAHSGPPRVDKMTQCYFEGGYQETPVYLLGELGCGHKLQGPCLIIDSNSTILVEPGCQADVTETGDIRISVGAETASVVGTQLDPIHLSIFSHRFMSIAEQMGRILQRTAISTNIKERLDFSCALFGPDGGLVSNAPHIPVHLGAMQETVQFQIQQLGADLHPGDVLLSNHPSAGGSHLPDLTVITPVFWPGQTRPVFYVASRGHHADIGGITPGSMPPHSTSLQQEGAVFLSFKLVHGGVFQEEAVTEALRAPGKIPGCSGTRNLHDNLSDLRAQVAANQKGIQLVGELIGQYGLDVVQAYMGHIQANAELAVRDMLRAFGTARQARGLPLEVSAEDHMDDGSPIRLRVQINMSQGSAVFDFSGSGPEVFGNLNAPRAITLSALIYCLRCLVGRDIPLNQGCLAPVRVVIPKGSILDPSPDAAVVGGNVLTSQRVVDVILGAFGACAASQGCMNNVTLGNAHMGYYETVAGGAGAGPGWHGRSGVHSHMTNTRITDPEILESRYPVILRRFELRLGSGGRGRFRGGDGIIRELLFREEALLSVLTERRAFQPYGLMGGEPGARGLNLLIRKDGRTVNLGGKTSVPVYPGDVFCLHTPGGGGYGDPEDPAPLPGSPLQPLAFPERGSVYEYRRAQEAV
- the OPLAH gene encoding 5-oxoprolinase isoform X1 — protein: MTHCFWPVLPGLPAEESLLDSSPITMGGPEGRFHFAIDRGGTFTDVFAQCPGGHVRVLKLLSEDPANYADAPTEGIRRVLEQEGGVLLPRDRPLDTSRIASIRMGTTVATNALLERRGERVALLVTRGFRDLLHVGTQARADLFDLAVPMPETLYEEVLEVDERVVLYRGEPGAGTPVKGCTGDLLEVQQPVDLGGLRGKLEGLLSRGIRSLAVVLMHSYTWAQHEQQVGALARELGFTHVSLSSEAMPMVRIVPRGHTACADAYLTPTIQRYVQGFRRGFQGQLKDVQVLFMRSDGGLAPMDSFSGSRAVLSGPAGGVVGYSATTYRVEGGQPVIGFDMGGTSTDVSRYAGEFEHVFEASTAGVTLQAPQLDINTVAAGGGSRLFFRSGLFVVGPESAGAHPGPACYRKGGPVTVTDANLVLGRLLPASFPCIFGPGEDQPLSPEASQKALEAVATEVNSFLTNGPCPASPLSLEEVAMGFVRVANEAMCRPIRALTQARGHDPSAHVLACFGGAGGQHACAIARALGMDTVHIHRHSGLLSALGLALADVVHEAQEPCSLPYAPETFAQLDQRLGRLEEQCVEALRAQGFPRSQISTESFLHLRYQGTDCALMVSAHQHPASARSPRAGDFGAAFVERYMREFGFIIPERPVVVDDVRVRGTGSSSLRLEDVPKAHSGPPRVDKMTQCYFEGGYQETPVYLLGELGCGHKLQGPCLIIDSNSTILVEPGCQADVTETGDIRISVGAETASVVGTQLDPIHLSIFSHRFMSIAEQMGRILQRTAISTNIKERLDFSCALFGPDGGLVSNAPHIPVHLGAMQETVQFQIQQLGADLHPGDVLLSNHPSAGGSHLPDLTVITPVFWPGQTRPVFYVASRGHHADIGGITPGSMPPHSTSLQQEGAVFLSFKLVHGGVFQEEAVTEALRAPGKIPGCSGTRNLHDNLSDLRAQVAANQKGIQLVGELIGQYGLDVVQAYMGHIQANAELAVRDMLRAFGTARQARGLPLEVSAEDHMDDGSPIRLRVQINMSQGSAVFDFSGSGPEVFGNLNAPRAITLSALIYCLRCLVGRDIPLNQGCLAPVRVVIPKGSILDPSPDAAVVGGNVLTSQRVVDVILGAFGACAASQGCMNNVTLGNAHMGYYETVAGGAGAGPGWHGRSGVHSHMTNTRITDPEILESRYPVILRRFELRLGSGGRGRFRGGDGIIRELLFREEALLSVLTERRAFQPYGLMGGEPGARGLNLLIRKDGRTVNLGGKTSVPVYPGDVFCLHTPGGGGYGDPEDPAPLPGSPLQPLAFPERGSVYEYRRAQEAV
- the OPLAH gene encoding 5-oxoprolinase isoform X6; the encoded protein is MGGPEGRFHFAIDRGGTFTDVFAQCPGGHVRVLKLLSEDPANYADAPTEGIRRVLEQEGGVLLPRDRPLDTSRIASIRMGTTVATNALLERRGERVALLVTRGFRDLLHVGTQARADLFDLAVPMPETLYEEVLEVDERVVLYRGEPGAGTPVKGCTGDLLEVQQPVDLGGLRGKLEGLLSRGIRSLAVVLMHSYTWAQHEQQVGALARELGFTHVSLSSEAMPMVRIVPRGHTACADAYLTPTIQRYVQGFRRGFQGQLKDVQVLFMRSDGGLAPMDSFSGSRAVLSGPAGGVVGYSATTYRVEGGQPVIGFDMGGTSTDVSRYAGEFEHVFEASTAGVTLQAPQLDINTVAAGGGSRLFFRSGLFVVGPESAGAHPGPACYRKGGPVTVTDANLVLGRLLPASFPCIFGPGEDQPLSPEASQKALEAVATEVNSFLTNGPCPASPLSLEEVAMGFVRVANEAMCRPIRALTQARGHDPSAHVLACFGGAGGQHACAIARALGMDTVHIHRHSGLLSALGLALADVVHEAQEPCSLPYAPETFAQLDQRLGRLEEQCVEALRAQGFPRSQISTESFLHLRYQGTDCALMVSAHQHPASARSPRAGDFGAAFVERYMREFGFIIPERPVVVDDVRVRGTGSSSLRLEDVPKAHSGPPRVDKMTQCYFEGGYQETPVYLLGELGCGHKLQGPCLIIDSNSTILVEPGCQADVTETGDIRISVGAETASVVGTQLDPIHLSIFSHRFMSIAEQMGRILQRTAISTNIKERLDFSCALFGPDGGLVSNAPHIPVHLGAMQETVQFQIQQLGADLHPGDVLLSNHPSAGGSHLPDLTVITPVFWPGQTRPVFYVASRGHHADIGGITPGSMPPHSTSLQQEGAVFLSFKLVHGGVFQEEAVTEALRAPGKIPGCSGTRNLHDNLSDLRAQVAANQKGIQLVGELIGQYGLDVVQAYMGHIQANAELAVRDMLRAFGTARQARGLPLEVSAEDHMDDGSPIRLRVQINMSQGCLAPVRVVIPKGSILDPSPDAAVVGGNVLTSQRVVDVILGAFGACAASQGCMNNVTLGNAHMGYYETVAGGAGAGPGWHGRSGVHSHMTNTRITDPEILESRYPVILRRFELRLGSGGRGRFRGGDGIIRELLFREEALLSVLTERRAFQPYGLMGGEPGARGLNLLIRKDGRTVNLGGKTSVPVYPGDVFCLHTPGGGGYGDPEDPAPLPGSPLQPLAFPERGSVYEYRRAQEAV
- the OPLAH gene encoding 5-oxoprolinase isoform X4; amino-acid sequence: MTHCFWPVLPGLPAEESLLDSSPITMGGPEGRFHFAIDRGGTFTDVFAQCPGGHVRVLKLLSEDPANYADAPTEGIRRVLEQEGGVLLPRDRPLDTSRIASIRMGTTVATNALLERRGERVALLVTRGFRDLLHVGTQARADLFDLAVPMPETLYEEVLEVDERVVLYRGEPGAGTPVKGCTGDLLEVQQPVDLGGLRGKLEGLLSRGIRSLAVVLMHSYTWAQHEQQVGALARELGFTHVSLSSEAMPMVRIVPRGHTACADAYLTPTIQRYVQGFRRGFQGQLKDVQVLFMRSDGGLAPMDSFSGSRAVLSGPAGGVVGYSATTYRVEGGQPVIGFDMGGTSTDVSRYAGEFEHVFEASTAGVTLQAPQLDINTVAAGGGSRLFFRSGLFVVGPESAGAHPGPACYRKGGPVTVTDANLVLGRLLPASFPCIFGPGEDQPLSPEASQKALEAVATEVNSFLTNGPCPASPLSLEEVAMGFVRVANEAMCRPIRALTQARGHDPSAHVLACFGGAGGQHACAIARALGMDTVHIHRHSGLLSALGLALADVVHEAQEPCSLPYAPETFAQLDQRLGRLEEQCVEALRAQGFPRSQISTESFLHLRYQGTDCALMVSAHQHPASARSPRAGDFGAAFVERYMREFGFIIPERPVVVDDVRVRGTGSSSLRLEDVPKAHSGPPRVDKMTQCYFEGGYQETPVYLLGELGCGHKLQGPCLIIDSNSTILVEPGCQADVTETGDIRISVGAETASVVGTQLDPIHLSIFSHRFMSIAEQMGRILQRTAISTNIKERLDFSCALFGPDGGLVSNAPHIPVHLGAMQETVQFQIQQLGADLHPGDVLLSNHPSAGGSHLPDLTVITPVFWPGQTRPVFYVASRGHHADIGGITPGSMPPHSTSLQQEGAVFLSFKLVHGGVFQEEAVTEALRAPGKIPGCSGTRNLHDNLSDLRAQVAANQKGIQLVGELIGQYGLDVVQAYMGHIQANAELAVRDMLRAFGTARQARGLPLEVSAEDHMDDGSPIRLRVQINMSQGCLAPVRVVIPKGSILDPSPDAAVVGGNVLTSQRVVDVILGAFGACAASQGCMNNVTLGNAHMGYYETVAGGAGAGPGWHGRSGVHSHMTNTRITDPEILESRYPVILRRFELRLGSGGRGRFRGGDGIIRELLFREEALLSVLTERRAFQPYGLMGGEPGARGLNLLIRKDGRTVNLGGKTSVPVYPGDVFCLHTPGGGGYGDPEDPAPLPGSPLQPLAFPERGSVYEYRRAQEAV